One stretch of Longimicrobiaceae bacterium DNA includes these proteins:
- a CDS encoding PIG-L family deacetylase → MRTGSIRRAATLLALFLLVPVSAAHAQLPGTEYEGASALGLELRRLGTTKRVLMIGAHPDDENTQILSTLALGQGADVAYLSLTRGEGGQNGIGPELGEGLGLLRTEELLAARRLDGARQYFTRAYDFGFSKSAEEAFRHWPREEVLGDVVAVIRHFRPDVVLSVFSGTPRDGHGQHQAAGILAREAFQAAGDSTRFPEQIRAGLRPFAPRKLYQTLWADNEGVDFALQTGSRDPLLGQSYYQVAMASRSRHRSQDMGRPLTPGPQESGFELVLPGSTGISDRGLFAGVDTTLSGLLESLGEGSESSTVAAALPLVRDYEQRVSRAKAHFNPLQPGSIVEELAAALSTLRSAMEPFPDGAVREAMWAEAADVEAALWRASGLELDVVSSDETIVPGQTLELTLLLWNGGLESVQVDELEPVVPSGWTVTARGSAARSLAAGELLELTYTVHVPDDAPLTHPYFLSEVRKGDLYTWPTERTVGIPFDSATLAGRATVRIGDVSVRSTRDASFLKVDQRQGEIRRPLRVVPAVSVLLAPGSVVVPLSENGSGSKDLRLVATVRSEAVGELAGRFVLAAPNGWSVEPAEVSLRFAGEGETRTIRLTVRPPDRLAEGDVRLSASFIAADGREYRQGYQLIDYPHVQPRPLYRQATAAVHAFPIRLPGELTVGYVPGAGDDAPEALRQLGVSVTILDGEQLATADLRRFDAILTGIRAYEVNPYLVAYNRRLFDYARAGGTLVIQYNKYEYTEPGIAPYPVAMSRPHDRVTDEAAEVRLLDPSHPALSWPNRITAADFTGWHQERGLYYLSEWDDRFTPLLEMADPGEAPLRGGLLVAPLGEGTYVYTGLSFFRQLPEGVPGAYRLLVNLLSLGKHP, encoded by the coding sequence ATGAGAACAGGCTCGATTCGGCGGGCGGCCACGCTGCTCGCGTTATTTCTGCTCGTACCCGTCTCGGCGGCTCACGCACAGCTCCCCGGGACCGAGTACGAAGGGGCGTCCGCGCTGGGCCTCGAGCTGCGCCGGCTCGGGACGACCAAGCGCGTCCTGATGATCGGCGCGCACCCGGACGACGAAAATACCCAGATTCTGAGCACCCTCGCCCTCGGGCAGGGGGCGGACGTGGCGTATCTCTCGCTGACCCGGGGAGAGGGCGGGCAGAACGGGATTGGCCCGGAGCTTGGTGAGGGTCTTGGCCTGCTCCGGACGGAAGAGCTGCTCGCGGCCCGCCGGCTCGATGGAGCGCGGCAGTATTTCACGCGCGCATACGATTTCGGCTTCTCCAAGAGTGCGGAAGAGGCCTTCCGCCACTGGCCCCGGGAGGAGGTCCTCGGTGACGTGGTGGCCGTGATCCGGCACTTCCGTCCCGATGTCGTCCTGTCGGTGTTCAGCGGCACTCCGCGCGACGGGCACGGGCAGCACCAGGCCGCCGGCATCCTCGCTCGCGAGGCGTTCCAGGCCGCCGGCGATTCCACCCGCTTCCCTGAGCAGATCCGCGCCGGTCTACGCCCGTTCGCGCCTCGCAAGCTCTATCAGACCCTCTGGGCCGACAACGAGGGGGTGGACTTCGCCCTGCAGACCGGCTCGCGTGATCCTCTGCTCGGCCAGTCGTATTACCAGGTCGCGATGGCCAGCCGCAGCCGCCACCGCTCGCAGGACATGGGGCGTCCGCTCACGCCCGGGCCCCAGGAGAGCGGCTTCGAGCTGGTGTTGCCGGGAAGCACGGGCATCAGCGATCGCGGCCTCTTTGCCGGAGTCGACACCACGCTTTCCGGTCTCCTGGAATCATTGGGGGAAGGCTCTGAAAGTAGCACAGTGGCTGCCGCGCTCCCGCTGGTGCGCGACTACGAGCAGCGCGTGAGCCGCGCCAAGGCCCACTTCAACCCGCTGCAGCCGGGGAGCATCGTTGAGGAGCTGGCGGCCGCGCTGAGCACGCTGCGCTCGGCGATGGAGCCATTCCCCGACGGCGCGGTGCGCGAGGCCATGTGGGCGGAAGCGGCAGACGTCGAAGCCGCACTCTGGCGTGCATCCGGTCTCGAACTGGACGTGGTCTCGAGCGACGAGACCATCGTGCCAGGGCAGACCCTGGAGTTGACCCTGCTCCTGTGGAATGGCGGACTGGAGTCGGTACAGGTTGATGAGCTGGAGCCGGTCGTCCCGTCCGGGTGGACGGTCACTGCGCGCGGGTCGGCCGCACGCAGTCTGGCTGCGGGAGAGCTCCTCGAGCTGACCTATACCGTACACGTTCCGGACGACGCGCCGCTGACGCACCCCTATTTCCTTTCGGAGGTCCGGAAAGGGGACCTCTACACCTGGCCTACCGAGCGCACGGTCGGAATCCCGTTCGACTCCGCCACCCTCGCGGGGCGCGCGACAGTGCGGATCGGCGACGTGAGCGTGCGCTCCACGCGGGATGCGAGCTTCCTGAAGGTGGATCAGCGACAGGGTGAGATCCGCCGGCCGCTCCGCGTCGTCCCCGCCGTGTCGGTGTTGCTTGCTCCGGGGTCCGTGGTCGTGCCTCTCTCTGAGAATGGGTCAGGGAGCAAGGATCTTCGGCTGGTGGCCACGGTGCGATCGGAAGCGGTGGGTGAGCTTGCGGGCCGCTTCGTCCTCGCCGCTCCGAACGGCTGGTCGGTCGAGCCGGCCGAGGTCTCCCTGCGGTTCGCCGGCGAGGGCGAGACCCGCACCATCCGCCTTACCGTGCGCCCGCCTGACAGGTTGGCGGAGGGTGACGTGCGGCTATCGGCCAGCTTCATCGCCGCGGATGGAAGGGAGTACCGTCAGGGATACCAGCTCATCGACTATCCGCACGTGCAGCCGCGCCCGCTGTATCGGCAGGCCACCGCGGCCGTGCATGCCTTCCCCATCCGACTACCGGGCGAGCTGACAGTCGGATACGTTCCTGGCGCCGGGGACGATGCCCCCGAGGCGCTACGTCAGCTCGGGGTTTCGGTGACCATCCTCGACGGCGAGCAGCTGGCCACGGCCGATCTTCGCCGCTTCGACGCGATCCTCACCGGGATCCGCGCGTACGAGGTCAATCCCTATCTCGTCGCCTACAACCGTCGGCTTTTTGACTATGCCAGGGCCGGCGGCACGCTCGTGATCCAGTACAACAAGTACGAGTACACCGAGCCTGGCATCGCGCCGTATCCGGTGGCCATGTCGCGGCCGCACGACCGGGTAACGGACGAGGCAGCCGAAGTACGCCTGCTGGATCCGTCACATCCAGCTTTGAGCTGGCCGAACCGCATCACCGCCGCGGATTTCACGGGCTGGCACCAGGAGCGCGGGCTGTACTATCTGAGCGAGTGGGACGATCGGTTCACCCCGCTACTGGAGATGGCGGATCCCGGTGAGGCGCCTCTTCGGGGCGGCCTGCTCGTCGCCCCGCTGGGAGAGGGAACTTACGTCTACACCGGGCTATCCTTCTTTCGCCAGCTTCCGGAAGGCGTTCCGGGCGCGTACCGGCTGCTGGTCAACCTGCTCTCGCTCGGAAAGCACCCGTGA
- a CDS encoding 4a-hydroxytetrahydrobiopterin dehydratase, producing the protein MSELAGMTCEACRRGEPTVTAEEREVLLPQIPEWKVVTKDGVDRLERVFQFPDFARALEFTQRVGEIAEAAGHHPAILTEWGKVTVSWWTHKIGGLHRNDFIMAARTDELLSGR; encoded by the coding sequence ATGAGCGAGCTGGCGGGGATGACCTGTGAAGCGTGCCGGCGCGGAGAGCCCACCGTCACCGCTGAGGAGCGCGAGGTGCTACTGCCGCAGATACCCGAGTGGAAGGTGGTGACGAAAGATGGGGTCGACCGGCTGGAGCGCGTCTTCCAGTTTCCGGATTTCGCACGCGCGCTCGAGTTCACCCAACGCGTCGGCGAGATCGCGGAGGCCGCGGGGCACCATCCTGCCATCCTGACCGAATGGGGAAAGGTGACCGTGAGCTGGTGGACCCACAAGATCGGCGGATTGCACCGCAACGACTTCATCATGGCCGCCCGCACGGACGAGCTGCTCTCGGGCCGCTGA
- a CDS encoding NADPH:quinone reductase, which produces MKAIVIREFGPTEVMRLEEVPDPRPQAGEVLVRVHAIGVNPVDAYRRSGRYRALPALPYTPGSDAAGEVVALGPGVERWRVGDRVYTDHRAAGAYAEYVCCHEDRLHPIPDGVGYPAAAALGVPYATAYRALFQRGQARAGERLLVHGATGGVGLAAVQLAASAGLEVTGTGGTTEGRDEVIEQGAARALDHHAPDHAERLAEAAPGGFDVILEMLANRNLAIDLRVLAPRGRVVVVGSRGEVEIDPRDLMSRETEVRGMTLANTPDDDLRSIHEALFAGLQEGTLRPVVAEELPLADAPAAHELVMRDGHRGKIVLIP; this is translated from the coding sequence ATGAAAGCGATCGTCATACGAGAATTCGGTCCCACGGAAGTGATGCGTCTCGAAGAAGTCCCCGATCCACGGCCGCAGGCCGGCGAGGTGCTGGTGAGGGTTCACGCTATCGGCGTGAACCCCGTGGACGCTTATCGCCGATCCGGTCGGTATCGTGCTTTGCCGGCGCTCCCGTACACTCCAGGTTCGGACGCAGCCGGCGAGGTCGTCGCTCTGGGACCGGGTGTGGAGCGCTGGAGAGTCGGAGATCGGGTGTACACCGATCACCGCGCCGCGGGGGCGTACGCGGAATACGTCTGCTGTCACGAAGACCGGCTCCACCCCATCCCCGATGGGGTCGGCTATCCGGCGGCGGCCGCGCTGGGGGTGCCATATGCGACGGCGTATCGCGCCCTGTTCCAGCGCGGGCAGGCGCGTGCGGGCGAGCGTCTGCTCGTTCACGGCGCCACCGGAGGGGTCGGGCTCGCCGCCGTCCAACTCGCGGCTTCCGCCGGGCTGGAGGTCACCGGCACTGGTGGGACGACGGAAGGACGCGACGAAGTCATCGAGCAGGGTGCGGCCCGCGCGCTCGATCATCATGCGCCGGATCATGCAGAGAGGCTTGCGGAGGCTGCGCCCGGCGGCTTCGACGTCATACTGGAGATGCTGGCGAACCGGAACCTGGCGATCGATCTACGCGTGCTCGCACCGCGTGGGCGGGTCGTGGTGGTCGGCAGCCGGGGTGAGGTGGAGATCGACCCGCGCGACCTCATGTCGCGTGAAACCGAGGTCCGGGGGATGACCCTGGCCAACACCCCCGACGACGATCTACGATCGATCCACGAGGCACTCTTCGCAGGGCTGCAGGAGGGGACGTTACGTCCGGTTGTGGCCGAGGAGCTTCCGCTGGCCGACGCACCGGCGGCCCACGAACTGGTGATGCGCGACGGGCACCGCGGGAAGATCGTACTGATCCCGTGA
- a CDS encoding erythromycin esterase family protein, which yields MNTPLTALISSRARPLSGHHPDYDPLLQSLGDARLVLLGEATHGTHEFYHERALITRRLIEEKGFNLVAVEADWPDAYRVNRFVRATGEDISAADALGGFRRFPAWMWRNADILTFVDWLREYNRSVTDRHRVVGFYGLDLYSMYASMYEVIRYLEEVDPEAAKRARHRYACFEQVRDDSQDYGYAAEIGASRSCEDEVVQQLEELRQRAAELASRDGRIPEDEYFYAEQNARLVRNAEEYYRSLFAGRVSSWNLRDSHMAQTLEALVHYFEESRGNARVVVWAHNTHVGDARATDMGRRGELNLGQLAREQWGEAVFNVGFTTYSGTVTAASDWDSPPELKPVQSGLRGSYEALFHQGGNPNFLVVMRGDPELESALDSDRLERAIGVIYRPRTERLSHYFQARLASQFDAVIHIDRSSAVVPLEAGELWHSGDEAPETYPSGM from the coding sequence ATGAACACGCCGTTGACCGCGTTGATCTCCTCCCGGGCCCGACCCCTCAGCGGACACCATCCGGATTACGATCCCCTGCTCCAGTCGCTCGGCGATGCCCGCCTTGTGCTCCTGGGCGAGGCCACCCACGGGACGCATGAGTTCTATCATGAGCGCGCGCTGATCACCAGACGTCTGATCGAGGAAAAGGGCTTCAACCTGGTCGCCGTGGAGGCTGACTGGCCCGACGCCTATCGAGTGAACCGCTTCGTTCGAGCGACGGGGGAGGATATCAGCGCCGCCGACGCCCTGGGCGGCTTCCGCCGGTTTCCCGCCTGGATGTGGCGCAACGCCGACATCCTCACCTTCGTCGACTGGCTTCGCGAGTACAATCGGTCGGTCACCGATCGGCATCGCGTGGTCGGGTTCTACGGGCTGGACCTCTACAGCATGTACGCTTCGATGTACGAGGTCATCCGCTATCTCGAGGAGGTAGACCCCGAGGCCGCGAAGCGTGCCCGCCACCGCTACGCCTGCTTCGAACAGGTCAGGGACGATTCGCAGGACTACGGATATGCGGCGGAGATCGGCGCCAGTCGCTCGTGCGAGGACGAGGTGGTCCAGCAGCTCGAGGAGCTACGGCAGCGCGCTGCCGAGCTCGCATCCCGGGACGGAAGGATCCCCGAGGACGAATACTTCTATGCCGAACAGAACGCACGCCTGGTCAGGAACGCGGAGGAGTACTACCGCAGCCTGTTCGCGGGGAGAGTCTCCTCATGGAACCTGCGCGACAGCCACATGGCGCAGACGCTGGAGGCGCTCGTCCACTACTTCGAGGAATCGAGAGGGAATGCCCGGGTCGTGGTCTGGGCGCACAACACCCACGTGGGTGACGCGCGCGCAACCGATATGGGGAGGCGGGGAGAGCTGAACCTGGGGCAGTTGGCGCGAGAGCAGTGGGGGGAAGCGGTGTTCAACGTCGGCTTCACCACCTATTCGGGGACCGTCACCGCCGCTTCGGACTGGGATTCACCGCCTGAGCTCAAGCCCGTTCAGTCCGGCCTGCGGGGGAGCTACGAAGCGCTGTTCCATCAGGGTGGGAATCCGAACTTCCTCGTGGTCATGCGGGGCGATCCGGAATTGGAGTCGGCGCTCGACAGCGACCGACTCGAGCGCGCCATAGGCGTCATCTACCGGCCGCGAACGGAGCGCCTCAGCCACTACTTCCAGGCCAGACTCGCAAGTCAGTTCGACGCCGTGATCCACATCGACCGTAGCAGTGCCGTGGTGCCTCTGGAGGCGGGCGAATTGTGGCACAGTGGCGACGAGGCGCCCGAGACCTATCCCTCCGGGATGTAG
- a CDS encoding phosphatase PAP2 family protein, with translation MRSCRLLCWLVAWAALCPVAASAQSESGSGEALFTSRDAVWAAGFAAGTLVLAPLDVSIATAVRDSSLQQQPLISLSAGGLRLLGLPGTFLITGGMYAIGRLADRPVLADIGLHSSEAVALAAAITLGTKTLTGRARPYTDEGNSLNFALGRGWMNDAYQSLPSGHATVAFATAAAITAEVEERWPEAELGVGGALFSAAALVGASRVYHNVHWATDVMMAAGLGTFTGWKVTRYAHRNPDNPLDRWLLGVTLSPSPAGTSARLWLLPAF, from the coding sequence ATGAGATCTTGCCGTTTGCTGTGCTGGCTGGTCGCTTGGGCGGCCCTCTGCCCGGTGGCGGCTTCGGCTCAATCAGAGAGCGGGAGCGGGGAAGCGCTCTTCACCTCGCGGGACGCGGTCTGGGCGGCGGGATTTGCCGCGGGAACCCTCGTCCTGGCGCCGCTCGACGTGAGCATCGCCACGGCTGTGCGGGACTCGTCCCTCCAGCAGCAGCCCCTGATCTCCCTATCCGCCGGAGGACTCCGCCTGCTCGGCCTGCCCGGTACGTTCCTGATTACCGGGGGGATGTACGCGATCGGGCGCCTGGCGGATCGACCGGTCCTGGCGGACATCGGGCTGCACAGCTCCGAGGCAGTCGCCCTGGCCGCCGCGATCACGCTCGGGACGAAAACGCTCACCGGGCGCGCCCGCCCCTACACAGACGAGGGCAATTCGCTGAACTTCGCCCTCGGACGGGGCTGGATGAACGACGCATACCAGTCGCTGCCTTCGGGGCATGCGACGGTCGCCTTCGCCACCGCGGCGGCCATCACGGCCGAAGTCGAGGAGCGCTGGCCTGAGGCCGAGCTGGGGGTCGGCGGGGCGCTGTTCAGCGCCGCGGCGCTGGTGGGAGCCTCGCGAGTGTACCACAACGTTCACTGGGCAACCGACGTGATGATGGCCGCGGGGCTCGGCACCTTTACGGGCTGGAAGGTCACGCGGTACGCTCACCGCAATCCGGACAACCCTCTGGACCGGTGGTTGCTCGGCGTCACCCTCTCTCCCTCGCCGGCGGGCACTTCCGCCCGCCTGTGGCTCCTGCCCGCCTTCTGA
- a CDS encoding winged helix-turn-helix domain-containing protein: MIRESIVGSLHLGALRAGDRLPSIRQTARAFSVTPYMVLQAYAELELEGLVERRERSGVFVASFDSGSVSTLPETGAWLTEVLTQACQHQVKIPLLPDLIGRWTNASRIRCACVEACYDSRFTLALELSQQFGIQPRLVTAELNPAELQGIDFVTTTAYHAAQVGPMVAAAGKPMIIATISPLILSSALNHLRERDLTVICVDRTYGERLRALQGGAYRDRVRVITTDDETAIAALDRREAVLLTPAARQRLVQPDFRLIAPMYPAYSLDFARKVAESLIRLNLKGSHA, encoded by the coding sequence ATGATCCGCGAAAGCATCGTGGGAAGCCTGCACCTCGGGGCTCTGCGGGCGGGCGATCGGCTGCCCAGCATCCGTCAGACGGCGCGAGCCTTTTCCGTCACACCCTACATGGTCCTGCAGGCGTACGCCGAACTCGAGTTGGAGGGGCTGGTTGAGCGGCGCGAGCGGTCCGGCGTCTTCGTGGCCAGCTTCGACAGCGGTTCGGTAAGCACGCTTCCCGAAACCGGGGCTTGGCTCACCGAGGTGTTGACACAGGCCTGCCAGCACCAGGTCAAGATTCCTCTGCTCCCGGACCTGATCGGGCGCTGGACGAACGCCAGCCGTATCCGCTGCGCGTGCGTGGAAGCGTGCTACGACAGCCGCTTCACCCTCGCCCTGGAGCTTTCCCAGCAGTTCGGCATTCAGCCCCGCCTGGTCACAGCCGAGCTGAACCCCGCCGAGCTGCAGGGGATCGACTTCGTCACCACCACCGCTTACCACGCGGCGCAGGTTGGCCCGATGGTCGCGGCGGCCGGCAAGCCGATGATCATCGCCACGATCAGCCCGCTGATCCTGAGCTCGGCCCTCAACCACCTGCGCGAGCGCGATCTCACCGTGATCTGTGTCGACCGCACCTATGGCGAGCGGCTCCGGGCGTTGCAGGGCGGCGCGTACCGGGACCGGGTGCGCGTGATCACCACGGACGACGAGACTGCGATCGCCGCTCTGGACCGCCGCGAGGCTGTTCTTCTCACGCCGGCGGCCCGGCAGCGCCTCGTGCAGCCCGACTTCAGGTTGATCGCTCCCATGTACCCCGCCTACTCCCTCGACTTCGCGCGCAAAGTCGCGGAGTCGCTGATCCGGCTGAACCTGAAGGGGTCGCACGCGTGA
- a CDS encoding L-fuconate dehydratase → MTRITHVDVVDVRFPTSLGRHGSDAMHPDPDYSAAYVILHTDRSDGLSGHGLTFTLGRGNELCVAAVRSLSPLFVGLTLEEIRADMRGFWRRLTSESQLRWVGPEKGVIHLATAAVVNAVWDLIAKVEGKPLWKLLVDMEPEEIVSAIDFRYITDALTPEEALDILRRNRPTREQREQEMLRDGYPAYTTSAGWLGYHDDQVRKLCREGVEAGWTHFKLKVGMDLQDDVRRAAILREEIGPDRKLMMDANQRWGVDEAIAAMKELARFDPWWIEEPTSPDDVLGHAAIARAIAPIGVATGEQCHNRVIFKQLLQAEAIRFCQIDSCRLGGVNEVLAVLLMAAKFGVPVCPHAGGVGLCEYVQHLALFDYICVSASLEDRIVEYVDHLHEHFVHPVVIRNGRYMPPAAPGYSIEMKPESLEEYGRERITG, encoded by the coding sequence ATGACCCGGATCACCCATGTCGACGTCGTCGACGTTCGCTTCCCCACCTCGCTGGGGCGCCACGGGTCCGATGCGATGCATCCGGACCCGGATTACTCCGCGGCGTACGTGATCCTGCATACGGACCGGTCGGACGGGCTCAGTGGCCACGGTCTTACGTTCACCCTGGGACGGGGCAACGAGCTCTGCGTGGCGGCGGTGCGGTCGCTCTCGCCGCTCTTCGTCGGTCTCACGCTGGAGGAGATTCGCGCCGACATGCGGGGCTTCTGGCGCCGGCTCACGTCGGAATCGCAGCTCCGCTGGGTAGGACCTGAGAAAGGGGTGATTCACCTGGCGACGGCGGCGGTGGTTAACGCGGTCTGGGACCTCATTGCCAAGGTGGAGGGGAAGCCGCTCTGGAAGCTGCTCGTCGACATGGAGCCGGAGGAGATCGTCTCCGCCATCGACTTCCGCTACATCACCGACGCGCTCACCCCGGAGGAGGCGCTGGACATTCTGCGGCGTAACCGTCCAACGCGGGAGCAGCGAGAGCAGGAGATGCTGCGCGACGGGTATCCGGCGTACACCACCTCCGCGGGGTGGCTCGGGTATCACGACGACCAGGTCCGCAAGCTCTGCCGGGAGGGTGTGGAGGCCGGGTGGACCCACTTCAAGCTCAAGGTCGGGATGGACCTGCAGGACGACGTGCGGCGCGCCGCGATCCTGCGGGAGGAGATCGGCCCCGATCGCAAGCTGATGATGGACGCAAACCAGCGCTGGGGGGTCGACGAGGCGATCGCCGCGATGAAGGAGCTGGCCCGCTTCGACCCCTGGTGGATCGAGGAGCCGACGAGTCCCGACGACGTGCTGGGTCATGCGGCGATCGCGCGGGCAATCGCGCCGATCGGGGTCGCCACCGGCGAGCAGTGTCACAACCGGGTGATCTTCAAACAGCTCCTGCAGGCGGAGGCGATCCGCTTCTGTCAGATCGACAGCTGCCGCCTGGGTGGGGTGAACGAAGTCCTCGCGGTGCTGCTGATGGCGGCGAAGTTTGGCGTCCCCGTATGCCCGCACGCGGGTGGGGTCGGCCTGTGCGAGTACGTGCAGCACCTCGCGCTGTTCGACTACATCTGCGTCAGCGCCTCACTGGAGGACCGGATCGTGGAGTACGTGGATCACCTCCACGAGCACTTCGTCCATCCGGTGGTGATCCGCAACGGGCGCTATATGCCGCCCGCCGCGCCGGGCTACAGCATCGAGATGAAGCCCGAGTCGCTGGAGGAATACGGGCGGGAGCGGATAACGGGGTGA
- a CDS encoding fumarylacetoacetate hydrolase family protein, with translation MKLIRFGEPGLEKPGVILPNGKRIDVSGFGSDFDEIFFGGHGVERLAEWVDRHGATAPEVGDDVRLGPPVARPGKIICIGLNFRDHAEESNMELPKEPVVFFKATSALCGPNDDVIIPRGSQKTDWEVELAVVIGRPALYVSEEDAMQHVAGYALHNDYSERAFQLERGGQWVKGKSCDTFAPLGPFVATPDEIADLDNLRMWLKVNGETMQDGTTADMVFKIPTLISYLSQFMSLRPGDIISTGTPAGVGLGQKPPRYLKDGDVVELGIEGLGSARQRLRAWGSN, from the coding sequence ATGAAGCTGATTCGTTTCGGTGAGCCGGGGCTCGAGAAGCCGGGGGTGATCCTGCCGAATGGGAAGCGTATCGACGTGTCGGGCTTCGGGTCCGATTTCGACGAGATCTTCTTCGGCGGCCACGGCGTGGAGCGGTTGGCGGAGTGGGTCGATCGGCACGGTGCTACGGCTCCGGAAGTGGGAGACGACGTGCGGCTGGGACCGCCCGTTGCTCGACCGGGCAAGATCATCTGCATCGGTCTCAACTTCCGCGATCACGCGGAGGAGTCGAACATGGAGCTGCCGAAGGAGCCGGTGGTCTTCTTCAAGGCCACCAGCGCGCTCTGTGGCCCGAACGACGACGTCATCATCCCGCGGGGCAGCCAGAAGACGGACTGGGAGGTGGAGCTGGCGGTGGTGATCGGCCGCCCCGCGCTATACGTCTCGGAGGAAGACGCCATGCAGCACGTCGCCGGTTACGCGCTGCACAACGATTACTCCGAGCGTGCCTTCCAGCTCGAGCGGGGGGGACAGTGGGTGAAGGGTAAGAGCTGTGACACCTTCGCGCCGCTCGGGCCTTTCGTCGCCACTCCGGACGAGATCGCCGACCTCGACAACCTGCGGATGTGGTTGAAGGTGAACGGGGAGACGATGCAGGATGGCACGACGGCGGACATGGTCTTCAAGATCCCGACGCTGATCAGCTACCTGAGCCAGTTCATGTCCCTGCGCCCGGGCGACATCATCTCCACGGGCACACCCGCCGGCGTCGGTCTGGGCCAGAAGCCACCCCGCTATCTCAAGGACGGCGACGTGGTCGAATTGGGGATCGAGGGGCTGGGTTCCGCCCGGCAACGGCTCCGCGCCTGGGGCTCGAACTGA
- a CDS encoding glucose 1-dehydrogenase, which yields MAGGKLQDRVAIITGGGSGIGKEIARLFGRHGAQVAILDVNAEGGASTAEEIVAEGGRAIFRECDVSRQDEVMEAFAAVSVSFGPVDVLVNNAGISHVGTVETTTEEDFDRIYAVNVKGVYNCLKAAVPSMKGRGGVILNLASVASMVGIPDRFAYGMSKGAVLTMTYSVATDYVDHGIRCNCISPGRVHTPFVDGFLARNYPGREAEMFEKLAKTQPIGRMGRPEEIAKLALFLCSDDAAFITGSNYPIDGGFVNLKI from the coding sequence ATGGCCGGAGGCAAGCTGCAGGATCGGGTGGCGATCATCACCGGCGGGGGATCCGGGATCGGTAAGGAGATCGCCCGGCTCTTCGGACGCCATGGAGCGCAGGTCGCCATTCTGGATGTAAACGCCGAGGGGGGTGCGAGCACGGCGGAAGAGATCGTGGCTGAGGGCGGCCGCGCCATCTTCCGCGAATGCGACGTGAGCCGGCAGGACGAGGTAATGGAGGCTTTCGCGGCTGTCAGCGTCTCGTTCGGCCCGGTGGATGTCCTCGTGAACAACGCGGGAATCTCGCACGTCGGCACGGTGGAGACCACAACCGAGGAGGACTTCGACCGGATCTACGCCGTGAACGTGAAGGGCGTCTACAACTGCCTGAAGGCGGCGGTGCCGTCGATGAAGGGGCGCGGCGGTGTGATCCTCAACCTGGCCTCGGTTGCGTCGATGGTCGGCATTCCCGACCGCTTTGCGTACGGGATGAGCAAGGGTGCCGTGCTGACCATGACCTACTCGGTCGCCACCGATTACGTGGATCACGGCATCCGCTGCAATTGCATCTCTCCCGGGCGCGTTCACACGCCGTTCGTCGATGGATTCCTCGCGCGGAACTACCCGGGGCGGGAGGCGGAGATGTTCGAGAAGCTGGCAAAGACGCAGCCGATCGGCCGGATGGGTCGGCCTGAGGAGATCGCCAAGCTGGCGCTCTTCTTATGCTCAGACGACGCCGCGTTCATCACGGGAAGCAACTACCCGATCGATGGCGGCTTCGTGAACCTGAAAATCTGA
- a CDS encoding amidohydrolase family protein has translation MPDSFGVIDSHLHLWDPARLSYPWLESLPRIHRTFGLEELTEATPGIPLQGFIFVECNTAPGQTLDEVRAVAELAREEPRLLGSVAYADLTNAAELPRLLDAFRELGSVRGVRHNIQGNPPGFCTSSEFVAGVTEVGRRGFTFDLCATHDQLGDVVELARRVPATRLVLDHCGKPDIASGRLDPWRAHISELAALPHVSCKISGLLTEAGVDWTEEKLLPYVDHVVEQFGTDRVMYGGDWPVLTLVGSYLEWYQFTRRFTAEWTPGERAAFYRENALRFYGI, from the coding sequence GTGCCCGATTCTTTCGGAGTCATCGATTCCCACTTGCATCTGTGGGATCCGGCTCGGCTGAGCTACCCCTGGTTGGAATCACTGCCCAGGATTCACCGCACTTTCGGCCTGGAGGAGCTCACGGAGGCGACACCGGGGATCCCGCTGCAGGGGTTCATCTTCGTCGAATGCAACACCGCGCCCGGGCAGACGCTCGACGAAGTCCGGGCGGTGGCGGAGCTCGCGCGGGAGGAGCCGCGGCTGCTGGGGAGCGTTGCCTATGCGGACCTCACTAACGCCGCGGAGCTTCCGCGGCTGCTCGACGCCTTCCGGGAGCTCGGCAGCGTTCGCGGCGTGCGTCACAACATACAGGGGAACCCTCCCGGCTTCTGCACCAGCTCCGAATTCGTCGCGGGGGTCACTGAAGTGGGTCGGAGAGGGTTCACCTTCGACCTGTGTGCCACGCACGACCAGTTGGGCGACGTCGTCGAGCTGGCCCGGCGGGTTCCCGCAACGCGTCTCGTTCTGGATCACTGCGGCAAGCCGGACATCGCGAGTGGCCGTCTGGACCCCTGGCGCGCCCACATTAGCGAGCTGGCGGCGCTTCCTCACGTCAGCTGCAAGATCTCCGGCCTGCTCACCGAGGCGGGAGTCGACTGGACTGAAGAGAAGCTGCTGCCCTACGTCGACCACGTGGTGGAGCAGTTCGGGACCGACCGCGTGATGTATGGCGGCGATTGGCCGGTTCTTACGCTGGTGGGCAGCTACCTGGAGTGGTATCAGTTCACCCGCCGTTTCACCGCGGAATGGACGCCTGGGGAGCGCGCGGCGTTTTACCGTGAGAATGCGTTGCGCTTCTATGGAATCTGA